Proteins from one Syngnathoides biaculeatus isolate LvHL_M chromosome 8, ASM1980259v1, whole genome shotgun sequence genomic window:
- the LOC133504377 gene encoding uncharacterized protein LOC133504377 translates to MKQLMERKRLLKEYRRCFKCYSGTHVARECPAELKCNECESNQHCTVMHPDTAVSPAPSPPTESDVEQQNSSPSEVTSRCTKVCGEGLPPRSCAKIRLVWVFPQGQRERSIKMYAILDDQSNRSLARSEFFKLFDIQGDHTPYPMRTCAGTTEMTVRKAVGFQIEALNGEVCLDLPPLIECNEVTSNRSEIPSPEIAHSHAHLRSMAPHIPKIDPKAQILILLGRDLIQVHKVRDQINGPHNAPFAQRLDLGWVIVGEVCIDSTYKSTVSVLKTHVLQNGRPSFLMPCQNHISVRERVGYSAEHRQSTSAQLTTYPASGVTAKDKLGQDVFVTTEDDKPCPSKMRPFWRSCKQSSREMSKTVRSLLYHSEHPDNAFQTTVLKLSPVFIHCNAH, encoded by the coding sequence ATGAAGCAGCTAATGGAACGCAAAAGGCTGCTAAAAGAATACAGACGTTGTTTCAAGTGCTATTCTGGTACTCATGTGGCTAGAGAATGTCCAGCAGAGCTGAAATGCAATGAATGTGAAAGCAATCAACATTGCACTGTCATGCACCCAGACACTGCTGTCTCCCCTGCACCATCTCCTCCGACAGAATCAGACGTGGAACAGCAAAACAGCTCCCCGTCAGAAGTGACCTCCAGGTGCACCAAGGTCTGCGGCGAAGGTCTCCCACCAAGGTCCTGCGCCAAGATACGTTTAGTCTGGGTTTTTCCCCAAGGACAGCGAGAACGCTCAATCAAGATGTATGCCATCCTCGACGACCAGAGCAATCGATCACTGGCCAGGTCTGagttttttaagctgtttgacaTCCAAGGGGACCATACACCTTACCCGATGAGGACCTGTGCTGGAACCACGGAAATGACTGTGAGAAAGGCTGTTGGTTTTCAGATCGAAGCATTGAATGGTGAAGTGTGTTTGGACTTGCCTCCGCTCATTGAATGTAATGAAGTTACGAGCAACAGATCGGAAATCCCTTCTCCAGAGATCGCTCACTCCCATGCTCACTTGAGATCCATGGCACCTCACATCCCAAAGATCGATCCTAAAGCACAGATCTTAATCCTACTGGGGAGAGACCTCATACAAGTTCACAAGGTGAGAGATCAAATCAATGGACCTCACAACGCTCCCTTTGCCCAGCGTTTGGATTTAGGATGGGTTATAGTAGGGGAGGTTTGCATCGATAGTACATACAAGTCCACTGTATCAGTCCTTAAAACCCATGTCCTACAGAatggacgcccatcttttctgaTGCCCTGCCAGAATCACATCAGTGTGAGAGAAAGAGTAGGCTACAGCGCGGAGCACAGACAGTCTACCTCCGCACAGCTGACAACATATCCTGCATCTGGTGTTACTGCAAAAGATAAACTCGGACAAGATGTGTTCGTGACAACGGAAGATGATAAGCCTTGTCCTTCGAAGATGAGACCTTTCTGGAGATCATGCAAGCAGAGTTCAAGAGAGATGAGCAAAACAGTTAGATCGCTCCTCTACCATTCAGAACACCCAGACAACGCCTTCCAAACAACCGTGCTCAAGCTCTCTCCCGTCTTCATTCATTGCAACGcacattga